Proteins from a single region of Mucilaginibacter daejeonensis:
- a CDS encoding DUF4178 domain-containing protein encodes MATINLKAFPAEQHITCPKCKHEITLYDAEACDYFVCCACNSYINYSEKGFHLVHSPAPKPKLKPLIPLGSQAELKGLPYKVIGYMEKVEAGTTYNWKEYMLYNFNKGYAFLSEYQGQWNFITGKEQFPELEKVYDDISGAECNGIEYSLFNKYTPVITGILGEYDWNVLEEKVRSWEFIAPPYLLVKEQDKHSKNIKNWYKGEYTETREIAEAFKIPVADFSTKLGIAPNEPSKHYARWKSISWITPFIILAVLVVALIFSIDRPSKVVFSQVLPLTASSPANRDTTAVSAGIIDTAIRFGVSDSSQTKLDSNLPDQYIADTNRNIEFKPIKTASFKVDNATPLEFDITSNVDNNWSETTIVLVNDKTNETWEVTESIEYYHGYEDGESWSEGGTTADVLLSNIPSGQYHLNIYPFAGSVSIPNIEITVTENVVLWRNILVTIFFLCLYPFYCYYRMERFEKQRWMNSDFSPYHTDDE; translated from the coding sequence ATGGCAACTATTAATTTAAAGGCATTTCCAGCAGAGCAGCACATAACCTGCCCTAAGTGCAAACATGAGATCACGCTTTACGATGCTGAAGCGTGCGATTACTTTGTTTGTTGCGCCTGCAACTCTTACATCAACTACTCAGAAAAAGGCTTTCACCTTGTACATTCACCGGCACCAAAGCCGAAATTAAAACCGCTTATACCGCTGGGCAGCCAGGCCGAGCTGAAAGGCTTACCCTATAAGGTAATTGGTTATATGGAAAAAGTGGAAGCCGGTACCACTTACAACTGGAAAGAGTACATGCTTTACAATTTCAACAAAGGATATGCTTTTCTGTCAGAATACCAGGGGCAATGGAACTTTATAACAGGCAAGGAACAATTTCCGGAACTGGAGAAAGTTTATGATGACATTAGTGGAGCTGAATGTAATGGCATTGAATATAGCTTGTTTAATAAATACACCCCGGTAATTACAGGTATACTGGGCGAGTACGACTGGAACGTGCTGGAAGAAAAAGTGCGATCATGGGAGTTTATTGCACCGCCTTATCTGTTAGTTAAAGAACAGGATAAACATAGCAAGAACATAAAAAATTGGTACAAAGGCGAATACACAGAAACCCGCGAAATAGCAGAAGCTTTTAAAATACCGGTAGCCGATTTCTCAACCAAGCTTGGCATTGCGCCGAATGAACCTTCCAAGCATTATGCCCGATGGAAATCTATATCCTGGATTACGCCATTCATTATACTGGCTGTGCTGGTGGTGGCTTTGATATTTAGTATTGATAGGCCAAGTAAAGTAGTATTCAGCCAAGTATTGCCGTTAACCGCAAGTTCACCAGCTAACCGGGATACCACTGCCGTATCAGCGGGAATTATAGATACAGCTATCCGGTTTGGCGTGAGTGACAGCAGTCAAACTAAACTGGATTCTAATCTGCCGGACCAATATATTGCAGATACAAATCGGAATATAGAATTTAAACCCATAAAAACGGCGTCGTTCAAGGTAGATAATGCAACCCCGCTTGAGTTTGATATCACATCAAATGTCGACAACAACTGGTCGGAAACCACAATTGTACTCGTGAATGACAAAACCAACGAAACCTGGGAGGTTACCGAGAGTATTGAATATTATCATGGTTATGAAGATGGCGAAAGCTGGTCGGAAGGTGGTACAACAGCCGATGTACTGCTCTCCAATATTCCGAGCGGGCAATATCATTTAAACATTTACCCGTTTGCCGGATCCGTATCTATACCCAATATTGAAATTACCGTTACCGAAAATGTGGTGCTGTGGCGTAATATATTGGTCACTATCTTCTTTTTGTGCCTTTACCCGTTTTATTGCTATTACCGCATGGAACGTTTTGAAAAGCAACGTTGGATGAACAGCGACTTCTCCCCTTATCATACAGACGACGAATAG
- a CDS encoding S-adenosylmethionine decarboxylase family protein, whose translation MSYQPGLHILAEFNTAQTSLLQSNVPCKTLFTQLITKYGLQNVGEVYHDFPGGGFTAVVCLTESHLSIHTWPEYQLATFDVFLSNYKKDNSAKARSIYQDVLSFFDGTEIHKKEIAR comes from the coding sequence ATGAGTTATCAACCGGGCCTTCACATTTTAGCTGAATTTAACACCGCGCAAACTTCTTTACTGCAATCTAATGTTCCATGTAAAACGTTATTTACACAGCTCATCACTAAATACGGGCTTCAGAATGTAGGTGAAGTATATCACGATTTTCCAGGCGGAGGCTTCACCGCAGTTGTTTGTCTAACAGAATCCCATTTGTCTATCCATACCTGGCCCGAGTATCAACTGGCTACCTTTGATGTATTTTTGTCTAATTATAAAAAAGACAACAGTGCAAAAGCCCGCAGTATTTATCAGGATGTGCTAAGCTTTTTTGATGGTACCGAAATCCACAAAAAGGAAATCGCCCGATAA
- a CDS encoding zeta toxin family protein, with the protein MRKPELVFVVGPNAAGKSSFIRTRLDALQGFEVIMTDVYKGRTKEIFTQALTARKDIILETVFNDSSFKNLVDEARHAGYHTSLVVLFLDSPQHSLERVAFRSIEQSGLIISGNNIKINFNESFKNVATYFFYFDQSDFIYTGITGKNQLIMSFQRSLLTYYQENALQYPQKLADYGLLHERLSPEVHLLIKTNETYKHSVNDVKENERRGSKRRFEI; encoded by the coding sequence ATGAGAAAACCAGAGCTTGTCTTTGTGGTGGGCCCTAATGCGGCCGGGAAGTCAAGTTTTATCCGAACGCGTCTTGATGCCTTGCAAGGATTTGAGGTCATCATGACAGATGTCTATAAGGGAAGAACAAAGGAAATATTCACCCAAGCTCTCACTGCAAGAAAAGACATTATACTAGAAACTGTCTTTAATGACTCTTCTTTTAAAAATTTAGTTGACGAAGCCCGGCATGCAGGTTATCACACATCTCTCGTAGTATTGTTTTTGGATAGTCCTCAGCATTCGCTTGAACGTGTTGCTTTTCGAAGCATCGAACAAAGCGGGTTAATTATCAGTGGTAACAACATTAAAATCAACTTCAATGAAAGCTTTAAAAACGTTGCCACATATTTTTTCTATTTTGATCAGTCAGATTTCATCTATACAGGTATCACAGGAAAGAATCAGTTAATTATGAGTTTTCAACGGTCTTTACTTACCTACTATCAAGAGAACGCCTTACAGTATCCGCAAAAGCTTGCAGATTACGGGCTACTACACGAACGCTTGAGCCCAGAGGTCCATCTATTGATAAAAACTAATGAAACCTATAAGCATTCTGTCAATGATGTAAAAGAGAATGAAAGACGAGGTTCGAAAAGACGGTTTGAAATTTAA
- a CDS encoding carboxymuconolactone decarboxylase family protein encodes MKNFPIPTKEQVSPANQTIFDNLNGMVGFVPNLYAIFAHSDTALSDYLALQNRKSSIRAKEREVINLVVSQVNNCSYCLSAHTQFAKMNGFTDEQILDIRRANISFDPKLDALAKLVKSTTENRGHASAEVLENFFAAGYTESNLIDVVIIIGDKIITNYLHALTDIPVDWPLAPELEAAAV; translated from the coding sequence ATGAAAAATTTCCCAATCCCAACCAAAGAACAAGTTTCTCCAGCAAACCAAACCATTTTTGATAACCTGAATGGTATGGTAGGTTTCGTACCTAACCTGTATGCTATCTTCGCTCACTCTGATACCGCCTTAAGCGATTACCTGGCTTTGCAAAACAGAAAGTCATCTATTCGCGCTAAAGAACGTGAAGTAATTAACTTAGTGGTTAGCCAGGTAAATAACTGTTCTTACTGCTTAAGCGCACATACTCAATTTGCCAAAATGAATGGTTTTACTGATGAGCAAATCCTTGACATCCGTCGTGCAAACATCAGCTTTGATCCTAAACTGGATGCTTTAGCTAAACTGGTAAAAAGCACTACTGAAAACCGCGGCCATGCAAGCGCAGAGGTGTTAGAAAACTTCTTTGCAGCAGGCTATACAGAATCTAACCTGATCGATGTAGTGATCATCATTGGCGATAAGATCATCACCAACTACCTGCATGCTTTAACTGATATTCCGGTTGACTGGCCTTTAGCTCCTGAACTGGAAGCAGCTGCCGTTTAA
- a CDS encoding enoyl-CoA hydratase/isomerase family protein: METNNTPAYFTRFEHLNMSRSANGVLTVHFTTNNGPIVFTGTDHREFVEAFSQIAQDRDNKVVILTGTGNEFFAQIDGPSLGDITNPRDWDKTWWEGQQSLQNLTSIGVPVISAINGPAIVHSEFALTADIILASEKAYFQDYPHLTFGIVPGDGMQTVWARALGEYRNKYFHYTQQKITAAEAKTLGVIAEVLPDNEALLNRANELAEQLLNIPELTRRHMRAMFIAPLRKALLEQVGYGLAVEGITATDLRIAAEEKAKQQNNA, from the coding sequence ATGGAAACTAATAACACCCCAGCATATTTTACCCGTTTTGAGCACCTGAATATGAGCCGCAGCGCAAACGGTGTCCTAACTGTTCACTTTACTACTAACAACGGTCCGATCGTATTTACCGGTACTGACCACCGCGAATTTGTAGAGGCCTTCAGTCAGATCGCTCAGGACCGCGACAACAAAGTGGTCATTCTGACTGGTACCGGTAACGAATTCTTTGCCCAGATTGACGGACCCAGCTTAGGCGATATCACCAATCCACGCGACTGGGATAAAACCTGGTGGGAAGGTCAGCAATCGCTGCAAAACCTGACCAGCATTGGCGTACCGGTTATATCCGCCATCAACGGCCCTGCTATTGTACACTCAGAATTTGCCTTAACTGCCGATATTATCCTCGCCAGCGAAAAAGCTTATTTTCAGGATTACCCTCACCTAACTTTCGGCATAGTTCCCGGAGATGGCATGCAAACCGTTTGGGCAAGGGCATTAGGAGAATACCGTAACAAATACTTCCATTATACCCAACAAAAAATTACCGCTGCTGAAGCTAAAACATTAGGCGTTATTGCTGAAGTGCTGCCAGACAATGAAGCCCTGCTCAACCGCGCTAATGAACTGGCAGAACAGTTATTGAACATCCCGGAACTGACCCGCCGCCATATGCGCGCCATGTTTATCGCACCATTACGTAAAGCCTTATTGGAGCAGGTAGGTTATGGCTTAGCCGTAGAAGGCATCACCGCTACCGACCTTAGAATTGCTGCCGAAGAAAAAGCCAAACAACAAAATAACGCTTAA
- a CDS encoding peroxiredoxin-like family protein, with translation MDKQTINTPTLATELADFQTSWNAKAPEGLQDKFENGVEEIKALNDTALKVGDIAPDFELNNALNHPVKLADLLKNGPVVLSWYRGGWCPYCNIQLRYLQSYLPQFKAAGAILVALSPELPDKSLTTTEKNNLEFEVLTDYNNEVACQFRIVFKLNEELIDIYNDFHKLETYNGVATNELPVPATYVIGTDGVIKYAFVDTDYRKRAEPAEILEVLKSL, from the coding sequence ATGGATAAACAAACTATCAATACCCCAACCTTAGCCACCGAACTGGCAGACTTTCAAACCTCTTGGAATGCTAAAGCGCCAGAAGGCTTGCAGGACAAATTCGAGAATGGAGTAGAAGAAATAAAAGCGTTGAACGATACGGCATTAAAGGTTGGTGATATTGCTCCCGACTTCGAACTGAACAATGCCTTAAACCATCCAGTTAAACTTGCTGACCTGTTAAAAAACGGCCCGGTAGTATTAAGCTGGTACCGTGGCGGCTGGTGCCCATATTGTAATATTCAACTGCGCTATCTGCAAAGTTATCTGCCTCAGTTTAAAGCCGCAGGCGCTATATTGGTTGCACTTTCGCCGGAATTGCCCGATAAATCACTAACTACAACGGAGAAGAACAACCTTGAGTTTGAAGTACTGACTGATTATAACAACGAGGTAGCGTGCCAGTTCCGTATTGTCTTTAAGCTGAACGAAGAATTGATCGACATCTACAATGACTTCCACAAGCTGGAAACCTACAATGGCGTAGCTACAAACGAACTGCCTGTTCCGGCAACCTACGTAATTGGAACCGACGGGGTAATCAAATATGCCTTTGTTGACACCGATTACCGCAAGCGCGCCGAGCCCGCAGAAATTCTAGAAGTTCTTAAAAGCTTATAA
- a CDS encoding SDR family oxidoreductase, protein MWNLNKKKILITGGTKGIGRAAVIEILKLGAEVLFTARNQDEVASFEQELQEAGFAATGLVSDIADTANRHEVITWIEKHWGALDVLVNNVGMNIRKPTLEFTTEEYKRILDVNLIAPFELSRSLHPLLVKGQNPVIINVASIAGFLDVQTGSPYAMSKAALIQQTKNLATEWAKDGIRVNALSPWFTETPLTEALLLNESKVQDVLSRTPLKRVARAEEMATIIAFLAMNASSYITGQNIIADGGMSVTALLSRS, encoded by the coding sequence ATGTGGAATTTAAATAAAAAAAAGATACTGATCACCGGTGGCACTAAAGGTATAGGCCGGGCGGCCGTCATCGAAATTTTGAAACTGGGTGCCGAAGTGCTGTTTACTGCCCGTAACCAGGATGAGGTTGCATCCTTTGAACAGGAGCTTCAGGAGGCGGGATTCGCCGCGACCGGACTGGTTAGTGATATTGCGGATACAGCGAATCGCCACGAGGTGATTACCTGGATCGAGAAGCATTGGGGTGCGCTGGATGTACTGGTTAATAATGTCGGCATGAATATCCGTAAACCCACATTGGAATTTACAACCGAAGAGTACAAAAGGATATTAGATGTAAATCTCATAGCACCTTTTGAACTTTCACGCAGCCTCCATCCTTTATTGGTTAAAGGCCAAAATCCTGTCATTATCAATGTAGCTTCCATTGCCGGTTTTCTGGATGTACAGACTGGTTCGCCCTACGCAATGTCTAAAGCAGCTTTGATACAACAAACAAAAAATCTGGCAACAGAGTGGGCAAAAGACGGCATCAGGGTAAACGCCCTTTCGCCCTGGTTTACGGAGACACCACTTACCGAGGCGCTCCTTTTGAATGAAAGCAAAGTGCAGGACGTGCTTAGCCGGACACCTTTAAAGCGCGTGGCCCGTGCAGAGGAAATGGCAACCATAATCGCTTTCCTGGCTATGAATGCTTCCTCTTATATCACTGGTCAGAATATTATTGCCGATGGTGGCATGAGTGTTACAGCACTGCTTAGCCGCAGCTAA
- a CDS encoding SDR family NAD(P)-dependent oxidoreductase, with protein MENKQTVLVVGASRGLGLALVEEYCKRGFDVIATVRQQTDALQGLQKQYPETLEIHEQVDVVNLDSVRILHNKLKGRKLDVLFVNAGISRANELTPLQVEEQDYIDMMLTNALSPMRVVELFHEDLVPNGVIALMSSELGSITNASAFWELYSSSKAALNMLAKSFAARHSNDSRAMLLIAPGWVRTDMGTQDAILDVSESIPLVVDVVTQNAGKPGLRYVDRFGKIIPW; from the coding sequence ATGGAAAATAAACAAACTGTATTAGTTGTTGGTGCTTCCCGCGGGTTGGGATTAGCCCTGGTAGAAGAATATTGCAAACGCGGATTCGACGTTATCGCGACAGTTAGACAGCAAACCGATGCATTGCAGGGTTTACAAAAACAGTATCCCGAAACCCTGGAAATACATGAACAGGTGGATGTTGTAAACCTGGATAGCGTTCGTATTTTACATAACAAGCTCAAGGGACGCAAGTTAGATGTGCTGTTTGTAAATGCAGGCATCAGTCGTGCAAATGAGTTAACTCCATTGCAGGTTGAAGAACAGGATTATATCGATATGATGCTGACGAACGCCCTTAGCCCGATGCGCGTGGTTGAACTATTTCATGAAGATTTAGTACCTAACGGAGTCATTGCACTCATGTCATCCGAATTGGGCAGTATTACCAATGCCAGCGCTTTCTGGGAGTTGTACAGTTCAAGCAAAGCAGCACTAAATATGCTGGCTAAATCATTTGCCGCCCGCCATTCTAATGATTCCAGGGCGATGCTGCTGATTGCCCCCGGATGGGTAAGAACAGACATGGGTACTCAGGATGCGATATTAGATGTATCTGAAAGTATTCCATTGGTGGTAGACGTGGTTACTCAAAACGCAGGAAAGCCCGGGCTGCGCTACGTAGATCGTTTTGGAAAAATCATACCTTGGTAA
- a CDS encoding MBL fold metallo-hydrolase: protein MMIKKNSVTYIGGPTVILDFGGLRIMTDPTLDPKGKSFMIGENLGYWKTEGPATTDIGKIDLVLLSHDQHGDNLDEAGRKLLPDVQHTYTTKVGADRLGGNAIGLDPWETIKLNEEVTITATPARHGPAGSEKITGDVIGFIVETKEMQIYLTGDTVFYEGVEEVAQKFNPKYVFIFAGAAKPRGPFSITMSTNDALDTASIFPDSTIIPVHFEGWSHYTESGEALQQSFTALGIANRLKLLPPGAAIDL from the coding sequence ATGATGATCAAGAAGAATAGTGTTACTTACATCGGTGGACCTACGGTAATTTTAGACTTCGGTGGTTTACGAATAATGACAGACCCTACTTTAGATCCTAAAGGCAAGTCTTTTATGATTGGTGAAAACCTTGGCTATTGGAAAACTGAAGGGCCGGCGACTACCGATATCGGAAAAATAGACTTGGTGCTGCTAAGCCATGACCAACACGGTGATAATCTGGATGAGGCCGGACGTAAACTTCTACCTGACGTTCAGCATACGTACACCACGAAAGTCGGCGCAGATAGACTAGGTGGCAATGCAATCGGATTGGATCCATGGGAAACTATAAAGCTTAACGAAGAAGTAACCATTACCGCTACCCCGGCAAGACACGGACCGGCCGGTAGTGAAAAAATAACCGGCGACGTGATAGGTTTTATCGTTGAGACCAAGGAGATGCAAATTTACCTCACCGGCGATACTGTATTCTATGAAGGCGTTGAAGAGGTAGCTCAGAAATTTAATCCTAAATATGTATTCATATTTGCAGGAGCAGCAAAGCCCCGTGGACCATTCAGTATAACCATGAGTACGAACGATGCCCTGGATACTGCGTCAATATTTCCTGATTCAACCATTATACCGGTGCATTTTGAAGGCTGGTCGCACTATACCGAATCAGGAGAGGCATTGCAACAAAGCTTTACAGCCCTAGGTATTGCCAACCGGTTAAAACTATTGCCACCCGGAGCAGCCATAGACTTATAA
- a CDS encoding molybdopterin-dependent oxidoreductase: MEIKDQKTTTPDELINKKIKRRNFISFATFLGLGAAAAGGWEALYHSPEETSGITAGARKPLRKALNKTELFFRRFFSNDHHVKIYPKSMAAKEVRTNGDIGIDDTGFNPADWKLEIVKPGGDLLKIGIDEIKALPKTEIVYSFKCVEGWDQIQYWGGLKFADLVDHYGLQRLAQKDYVGMETPNGEYYIGLDRESALHPQTILAYEMNAKPVPLENGAPLRLIIPVKYGIKNLKRIGKISFSDRRPRDYWAEQGYDYYSGL; this comes from the coding sequence ATGGAAATCAAAGATCAAAAAACGACAACCCCTGACGAACTGATCAATAAAAAGATTAAACGAAGGAATTTCATATCTTTTGCCACCTTTTTAGGCTTGGGCGCCGCTGCTGCCGGGGGCTGGGAAGCGCTTTATCATTCGCCGGAAGAAACGTCGGGTATAACAGCGGGTGCCCGTAAACCTTTAAGGAAGGCGCTGAATAAAACAGAGCTTTTCTTTCGCCGGTTCTTCAGCAATGACCACCACGTAAAGATCTATCCCAAGTCAATGGCTGCTAAAGAGGTGCGGACAAATGGGGATATCGGAATTGATGATACCGGCTTTAATCCGGCTGACTGGAAACTTGAAATAGTTAAGCCTGGTGGCGATTTACTGAAAATAGGTATAGACGAAATTAAGGCGCTGCCTAAAACCGAGATCGTGTATTCTTTCAAATGTGTGGAAGGCTGGGACCAGATACAATATTGGGGTGGTCTCAAATTCGCGGACCTTGTCGATCACTATGGCCTGCAGCGCCTGGCTCAAAAAGATTATGTCGGCATGGAGACACCTAATGGCGAGTATTACATTGGGCTCGACCGCGAAAGCGCGCTGCATCCGCAAACCATATTGGCTTACGAGATGAATGCCAAACCGGTGCCGCTTGAGAATGGCGCTCCCCTCCGGTTAATCATTCCCGTTAAATATGGGATCAAGAATCTCAAACGTATTGGCAAGATCAGCTTCAGCGATAGGCGCCCACGCGATTATTGGGCAGAACAAGGGTATGACTACTACTCTGGCCTATAG
- a CDS encoding cytochrome b/b6 domain-containing protein: MKLIKEKHPLVMRWTHWVNFPILTIMIWSGLLIYWANDVYKITIFGHTFVRFFPDWFYNWLSIPHRLSEGMAFHFLFMWFFTLNGVFYVLYTLISGEWRELIPNRHSFKEAWLVVLHDLHIRKTAPPQKKYNAAQRIAYTAIIVMGAGSVFTGLAIYKPVQFYWATWLCGGYHLARILHFALTIGYLLFFVIHVVQVVLAGWNNFRSVVSGFEIVEKPDPEEITVLNETPPVSLN, translated from the coding sequence ATGAAATTGATCAAAGAAAAACATCCGCTGGTGATGCGGTGGACCCACTGGGTGAACTTTCCAATTTTAACGATTATGATCTGGAGTGGCCTGCTGATTTACTGGGCCAATGATGTTTATAAGATTACCATTTTCGGTCATACCTTCGTCCGCTTTTTTCCTGATTGGTTTTATAATTGGCTAAGCATCCCGCACCGGTTATCAGAAGGCATGGCATTCCATTTCTTATTCATGTGGTTCTTTACGCTCAATGGTGTTTTTTATGTGCTTTATACCTTGATATCAGGAGAATGGCGCGAACTGATACCTAACCGGCATTCGTTTAAAGAGGCCTGGCTGGTAGTATTGCACGATCTGCATATCCGGAAAACGGCGCCTCCGCAAAAAAAGTACAACGCCGCACAGCGGATTGCTTATACCGCCATCATTGTTATGGGGGCTGGTTCTGTGTTTACCGGCCTGGCTATCTACAAACCGGTTCAGTTTTATTGGGCAACCTGGCTGTGCGGCGGCTATCATCTGGCCCGTATCCTGCACTTTGCCTTAACCATCGGGTACCTGCTTTTCTTTGTTATTCATGTGGTACAGGTAGTTCTGGCGGGATGGAATAATTTCCGCTCAGTGGTTTCAGGCTTTGAAATTGTCGAAAAACCCGATCCCGAAGAAATAACTGTTTTAAATGAAACGCCGCCTGTTTCTTTAAACTAA
- a CDS encoding DUF1223 domain-containing protein: MKTFKIFMLVGVMSSLALFTKSNPIKDKSSYAASDKGFAVIELFTSEGCSSCPPADQLVARIEKESHDQPVYILAYHVDYWNRLGWKDVFSDHAYSVRQQQYSKWLNTDQVYTPQVIVNGKKEFVGSEEGTLRNAIKAGLQSSSAYHLNLSVVKSGNKYIEVQYHADAPKANEVLIVAVVQKSGVTNVKRGENSGHTLAHVQIVRNLKTVALNGKSSGNAVLELPSDFGGQYAEIIALIQNSTNGMISAAAKVPLNDIRFTNAVSSK, translated from the coding sequence ATGAAAACATTTAAAATATTTATGCTGGTTGGCGTGATGTCCAGCCTCGCCCTTTTTACAAAATCAAATCCTATTAAAGATAAGTCATCTTATGCGGCAAGCGATAAGGGTTTTGCTGTGATTGAATTGTTTACCTCAGAGGGCTGTTCCAGTTGTCCGCCCGCAGACCAACTGGTTGCCAGAATTGAGAAAGAAAGTCATGATCAGCCCGTGTACATCCTGGCTTACCATGTTGACTACTGGAACCGGTTAGGCTGGAAAGATGTTTTTAGCGACCATGCTTATTCAGTTCGTCAGCAGCAATACAGCAAATGGTTAAATACTGATCAGGTTTATACGCCGCAGGTTATCGTAAACGGCAAAAAGGAGTTTGTAGGTTCCGAAGAAGGTACTTTACGGAATGCCATTAAAGCCGGGCTGCAATCTTCGTCTGCTTACCACCTTAACTTATCAGTAGTTAAATCAGGAAATAAATATATCGAGGTGCAATATCATGCAGATGCACCTAAAGCTAATGAAGTTTTGATAGTAGCAGTTGTACAGAAGTCAGGCGTTACCAATGTTAAAAGAGGAGAGAATAGCGGACATACACTTGCTCATGTACAGATTGTGCGCAATCTTAAAACCGTAGCCCTAAATGGCAAAAGCAGCGGCAACGCAGTTCTTGAGCTTCCATCGGACTTCGGCGGGCAGTATGCAGAAATTATCGCCCTTATTCAAAATTCAACTAATGGTATGATCAGCGCCGCTGCTAAGGTACCGTTGAACGATATAAGGTTTACAAATGCTGTTTCTTCAAAATAA
- a CDS encoding sigma-70 family RNA polymerase sigma factor, with the protein MQIEKKDLENTTATSINPHLWVSRHADYLYSYALSRLNDEDLARDLVQETFLAALEKADQFKGNSTERTWLTAILKYKVIDIYRKKSSQIVLKPDIAHAEKEQEDFFDPEDGHWNVSHRPQLLGIEENDPFTNKELAAILHLCMKKLPVLWLSVFTMKHMGDEATENICSTLKVSPSNFWVIIHRTKLNLRACLQKNWI; encoded by the coding sequence ATGCAAATCGAGAAAAAGGATTTGGAGAATACAACAGCTACTTCTATCAACCCTCACCTATGGGTAAGCCGACATGCGGACTACCTTTATTCTTATGCGCTAAGTCGTTTGAATGACGAAGATTTAGCCCGCGATCTTGTGCAGGAAACCTTCCTGGCAGCGTTAGAGAAGGCTGACCAGTTTAAGGGCAACAGCACAGAACGAACATGGCTTACCGCTATATTAAAATATAAGGTAATAGACATCTATCGCAAGAAATCATCTCAGATTGTATTGAAGCCAGATATTGCTCATGCAGAAAAAGAACAGGAAGATTTTTTTGACCCTGAAGACGGGCATTGGAATGTGTCTCACCGGCCTCAACTGCTTGGAATAGAAGAAAATGATCCTTTTACCAATAAGGAGTTAGCCGCTATACTTCACCTATGTATGAAAAAGCTTCCGGTGTTGTGGCTCTCTGTCTTTACCATGAAGCATATGGGTGATGAGGCTACGGAAAACATCTGCTCCACTTTAAAGGTATCGCCGTCTAATTTCTGGGTGATCATTCATAGAACAAAGCTGAATCTGAGGGCCTGCCTTCAAAAAAACTGGATTTAA
- a CDS encoding peroxiredoxin-like family protein, whose translation MLPIYSRYKRLSFILLLISGLSYTGQATAKNSTTKQLIYVRDTVPAKPTDISPLLIGESVPAVTLPDATGKPISLNDKIAVKPTILIFYRGGWCPFCNRELAGVQSIEAKLRGLGYQIIAISTDSPENLSKSIDKHKLTYTLLSDSELSASKQFGIAFVAPKAYEKTLIEGSNGKNADKLLPVPSVFILDTKGTIQFEYINPDFRQRISPDLLNGVAEALMKDAKAKS comes from the coding sequence ATGCTTCCTATATACTCACGGTATAAACGACTGTCTTTTATTTTGCTGCTCATTTCGGGCCTTTCTTACACAGGCCAAGCAACTGCTAAGAATTCAACTACAAAACAATTAATCTATGTCCGCGATACTGTTCCGGCTAAACCAACTGATATCAGCCCATTGCTCATCGGCGAATCCGTGCCTGCTGTAACTTTACCGGATGCAACAGGTAAACCTATTTCTTTGAATGATAAAATAGCGGTAAAACCGACGATCCTGATTTTCTACCGCGGGGGCTGGTGTCCGTTCTGTAACAGGGAACTGGCCGGCGTTCAAAGCATTGAAGCTAAACTTCGTGGATTGGGTTACCAGATCATCGCGATTAGTACAGATAGCCCGGAGAACCTTAGCAAGAGTATTGATAAGCATAAATTAACTTACACCCTTTTGTCAGACAGTGAACTTTCCGCTTCAAAACAATTCGGCATTGCATTCGTGGCGCCTAAAGCCTACGAGAAAACCTTAATTGAAGGCTCTAACGGTAAAAATGCAGATAAGCTTTTGCCTGTACCTTCTGTATTTATACTTGACACAAAAGGTACTATTCAATTCGAGTACATCAATCCGGATTTCAGACAAAGAATAAGCCCTGATCTGTTAAATGGAGTTGCGGAGGCCTTAATGAAAGATGCTAAGGCAAAAAGTTAA